ACCTGCTGCTGCTGGCCCGCCAGCCCCGGCTGCGCCTGCGCCGCGTGGATGTGGGCGCGCTGCTGCAGCGGCTGGTGGACATGATTCGCCTGGACCAGGCGGCCCGGAGCTGCGCCGTGGAGCTGCGGGTGAGGGAGCCGCTGCCGCCCGTGGTGGCCGACGAGGGCCAGCTGCGGCAGGTGTTCCTCAACCTGATCCGCAACGGCCTGGACGCCATGCCGGAAGGCGGCTGCCTGCAGATCCGGGCCTTCGCCAATCCCGCGGCGGGGACCGTGGTGGTCGAGGTGGAAGACCGCGGGCCCGGGATTCCGCCCGAACACCTGGGCCGGATTTTCGACCCCTTCTTCTCCACCAAAGAGGGGGGCACGGGCCTGGGCCTGGCGGTGAGCTACGGCATCGTCCGCAGCCACGGCGGGCACATCGACGTGGACAGCGAGCCGGGTCGGGGCACGCGGATGCGTGTGGTGCTGCCCGTCGACGGCCCCCCGTCCGCGGACGAACCGGCGGCCGCCGGCCCCCCGTCCCCGGGCGCGCAGCCGGGGCCGGCGGGCCGGGTGGGAGGACCAGGCCGGACCGGCTCCTGACCGGCATCGGGGCGGGGCCCCGGTCCGGCAGGACCGGCCCGGGGTGTTTCGGGACCGGCAGGCCCGGCGTTGGGAGGTTCTGGTTTTGGCGGATTTGCTGGCAGATCTCAACCCGGCGCAGCGGGAGGCGGTCACCCATCCCGGCGGTCCCGTGCTGGTGCTGGCCGGGGCCGGGAGCGGCAAGACCCGGGTGCTGACCCGCCGGGTGGCCTACCTGCTGGAGCAGGGGGTGGCGCCCCACCAGATCCTGGCCATCACCTTCACCAACAAGGCGGCCCGGGAGATGCGGGAGCGGGTCGAGCAGCTGGTGGGGGCCGGCGCCCGGGACATGTGGATCGGCACCTTCCACGCCAGCTGCGTGCGCATCCTGCGCCGGGACGGTTACCGCATCGGCTACGATCGCAACTTCGTCATCCTGGACGAGGACGACCGCCGCGCGGTGCTCCGGGAGGTCCTCAAGGAGCGGAACCTCAGCGAGACCCGCTACCCGCCCAATGCGGTGGGGGCGGCCATCTCGGCCGCCAAGAACCAGCTGCTGGATCCCGAGCAGTTCGCCGCCCGCTACCGGGACTTCTACCGCCAGCAGGTGGCCATGGTGTACGCCGCCTACCAGCAGCGGCTGGAGCGCAACGGCGCCATGGACTTCGACGACCTGCTGATGCAGGCGGTGCGCCTGCTGGAAGAGGCGCCCGACGTGCTGGCCTACTATCAGCGCCGGTTCGTCCACATCCTGGTGGACGAGTACCAGGACACCAACCACGCCCAGTACCGGCTGCTGCGCCTCCTGGCGGCAGGGCACCGCAACCTGTTCGTGGTGGGCGACCCGGACCAGAGCGTCTACCGCTGGCGGGGCGCCGACATCACCAACATCCTGCGCTTTGAGGAAGACTATCCCGACGCCCGGGTGGTGCGGCTGGAGCTGAACTACCGCTCCACGGCCTCCATCCTGGGAGCCGCCCAGGCGGTGATCGAGCACAACACCCAGCGCAAGGAGAAGCAGCTGCGCTCCGTCCACGGGGAGGGGGCGCGGGTGGTGGTCTTCGGCGCCGCCGACGAGCACGACGAGGCCTGGTTCGTGGCCCGGGAGATGGAGCGGCTGCACGCCGAGGGCCACGAGTACGGGGAGATGGCCGTGCTCTACCGTACCCACGCCCAGTCGCGGGTGGTGGAGGAGACCCTGCTGCGCCGGGGCATCCCCTACCGCATCGTCGGGGGCCTCAAGTTCTACGAGCGGAAGGAGGTCAAGGACATCCTGGCCTACCTGCGCCTGGCGGTGAACCCCGAGGACCGGATCAGCCTGCGGCGGGTGATCAACGTGCCGCGGCGCGGGATCGGGGAGGCCACCCTGGCCCGGCTGGAGGCGTACCTGGACCGGGAGGGCGCCGGCATGCTGGAGGCTCTGGCGGCCGCCGAGACCATTCCGGGCATCACCCGTCCCCAGGCGGCCGCCCTGCTGGCCTTCGGCGGGGTGATCGCCGACCTGCGGGCGGCGGCGGAAAACCGGCCGGCCTATGACGTCATCGCCCTGGCCCTGGAGCGCACGGGCTACCGGGAGATGCTGGAGCAGGAGCAGACGCCCGACGCCATGACCCGGCTGGAGAACCTCAAGGAGCTGCTCTCGGTGGCCCGGGACTTCGAACGCCAGCGGGGGCCGGGCGACGCGCCCCTGGTCGACTTTCTGGCGGAGGTGGCCCTGGTCAGCGACGTGGACCAGCTGGAGGAAGGGGCCCGGGCCGTCTCCCTGATGACCCTGCACAGCGCCAAGGGCCTGGAGTTCGACGTGGTCTTCATCACGGGGATGGAAGAGGGGGTCTTCCCCCACAGCCGTTCCCTGGACGACCCGCAGGAGCTGGAGGAGGAACGCCGCCTCTGCTACGTGGGGATGACCCGGGCACGGCAGCGGCTCTACCTGTGCTTCACCCGCCAGCGGACCCTGTTCGGCGCCACCCGGCGCCAGGTGCCCTCCCGCTTCCTGGAGGAGGCCGATGAGCGCTACCTGGAGTGGCAGGGAC
This is a stretch of genomic DNA from Thermaerobacter sp. PB12/4term. It encodes these proteins:
- a CDS encoding ATP-dependent helicase, which produces MADLLADLNPAQREAVTHPGGPVLVLAGAGSGKTRVLTRRVAYLLEQGVAPHQILAITFTNKAAREMRERVEQLVGAGARDMWIGTFHASCVRILRRDGYRIGYDRNFVILDEDDRRAVLREVLKERNLSETRYPPNAVGAAISAAKNQLLDPEQFAARYRDFYRQQVAMVYAAYQQRLERNGAMDFDDLLMQAVRLLEEAPDVLAYYQRRFVHILVDEYQDTNHAQYRLLRLLAAGHRNLFVVGDPDQSVYRWRGADITNILRFEEDYPDARVVRLELNYRSTASILGAAQAVIEHNTQRKEKQLRSVHGEGARVVVFGAADEHDEAWFVAREMERLHAEGHEYGEMAVLYRTHAQSRVVEETLLRRGIPYRIVGGLKFYERKEVKDILAYLRLAVNPEDRISLRRVINVPRRGIGEATLARLEAYLDREGAGMLEALAAAETIPGITRPQAAALLAFGGVIADLRAAAENRPAYDVIALALERTGYREMLEQEQTPDAMTRLENLKELLSVARDFERQRGPGDAPLVDFLAEVALVSDVDQLEEGARAVSLMTLHSAKGLEFDVVFITGMEEGVFPHSRSLDDPQELEEERRLCYVGMTRARQRLYLCFTRQRTLFGATRRQVPSRFLEEADERYLEWQGLPPGGGDPDLDEEEPLWGGNGRPGRGSRAAFPGSFPGIFAGAGGTGRHGGPWGAGRAARAGSTGPGRGASGGTGGAGGAHGGAGAAGSALPGRGPGGDFRPGERVVHPRFGQGTVIMRRGEGDDAEVTIAFPDAGLKTFIVRYANLRRA